Proteins encoded within one genomic window of Manis pentadactyla isolate mManPen7 chromosome 4, mManPen7.hap1, whole genome shotgun sequence:
- the SRARP gene encoding steroid receptor-associated and regulated protein isoform X3: MAAAVAPSEDPRGPRASPKVLGPETDLESGSGGEPASHQKAIPAAHFTFLIDCAHGKQLSLAAPPVRPRTPRPNLGPVTPPVKTYILFCGENQPHLIQEAPLAEQKSLCLNQGRSIRPTTGRLTQACSTPRVSVFSQSMLSFHRKQDQ, encoded by the exons ATGGCAGCAGCGGTGGCCCCCTCCGAAGACCCCAGGGGCCCGAGAGCCAGCCCCAAAGTCCTGGGCCCCGAGACAGACCTGGAGAGCGGCTCAG GAGGGGAACCAGCCAGCCACCAGAAAGCCATCCCCGCTGCCCACTTCACTTTCCTCATCGACTGTGCGCACGGGAAACAGCTCTCCCTGGCAGCACCTCCAGTGCGGCCCCGAACCCCCAGACCCAACCTAGGACCTGTCACCCCTCCAGTGAAGACCTACATCTTATTCTGTGGGGAAAACCAGCCCCACCTGATTCAGGAAGCCCCACTGG CGGAGCAGAAGTCTTTGTGCCTGAACCAAGGAAGGAGCATTAGACCCACTACAGGGCGTCTGACACAGGCCTGCAGTACACCCAGGGTATCCGTCTTCTCCCAATCCATGTTATCCTTTCATCGGAAGCAGGATCAGTAA
- the SRARP gene encoding steroid receptor-associated and regulated protein isoform X1, with protein sequence MAAAVAPSEDPRGPRASPKVLGPETDLESGSGGEPASHQKAIPAAHFTFLIDCAHGKQLSLAAPPVRPRTPRPNLGPVTPPVKTYILFCGENQPHLIQEAPLGRGCLAQPRSSLPSCRRMVAPASSPVSPLCPQEAPEAKRGPSKTVPLRFSAWGRVIGSLKALSSCVCGQADGAEVFVPEPRKEH encoded by the exons ATGGCAGCAGCGGTGGCCCCCTCCGAAGACCCCAGGGGCCCGAGAGCCAGCCCCAAAGTCCTGGGCCCCGAGACAGACCTGGAGAGCGGCTCAG GAGGGGAACCAGCCAGCCACCAGAAAGCCATCCCCGCTGCCCACTTCACTTTCCTCATCGACTGTGCGCACGGGAAACAGCTCTCCCTGGCAGCACCTCCAGTGCGGCCCCGAACCCCCAGACCCAACCTAGGACCTGTCACCCCTCCAGTGAAGACCTACATCTTATTCTGTGGGGAAAACCAGCCCCACCTGATTCAGGAAGCCCCACTGGGTAGGGGATGCCTTgcccagcccaggagcagcctgcCGTCCTGTAGACGGATGGTGGCCCCGGCTTCCTCCCCAGTCAGCCCACTTTGCCCCCAGGAGGCTCCTGAAGCCAAGCGGGGCCCCTCAAAGACGGTGCCCTTGAGGTTTTCAGCGTGGGGGAGAGTCATAGGCTCCCTCAAAGCCCTCTCCTCCTGTGTGTGTGGGCAGGCCGA CGGAGCAGAAGTCTTTGTGCCTGAACCAAGGAAGGAGCATTAG
- the SRARP gene encoding steroid receptor-associated and regulated protein isoform X2, with protein MAAAVAPSEDPRGPRASPKVLGPETDLESGSGGEPASHQKAIPAAHFTFLIDCAHGKQLSLAAPPVRPRTPRPNLGPVTPPVKTYILFCGENQPHLIQEAPLGRGCLAQPRSSLPSCRRMVAPASSPVSPLCPQEAPEAKRGPSKTVPLRFSAWGRVIGSLKALSSCVCGQAE; from the exons ATGGCAGCAGCGGTGGCCCCCTCCGAAGACCCCAGGGGCCCGAGAGCCAGCCCCAAAGTCCTGGGCCCCGAGACAGACCTGGAGAGCGGCTCAG GAGGGGAACCAGCCAGCCACCAGAAAGCCATCCCCGCTGCCCACTTCACTTTCCTCATCGACTGTGCGCACGGGAAACAGCTCTCCCTGGCAGCACCTCCAGTGCGGCCCCGAACCCCCAGACCCAACCTAGGACCTGTCACCCCTCCAGTGAAGACCTACATCTTATTCTGTGGGGAAAACCAGCCCCACCTGATTCAGGAAGCCCCACTGGGTAGGGGATGCCTTgcccagcccaggagcagcctgcCGTCCTGTAGACGGATGGTGGCCCCGGCTTCCTCCCCAGTCAGCCCACTTTGCCCCCAGGAGGCTCCTGAAGCCAAGCGGGGCCCCTCAAAGACGGTGCCCTTGAGGTTTTCAGCGTGGGGGAGAGTCATAGGCTCCCTCAAAGCCCTCTCCTCCTGTGTGTGTGGGCAGGCCGAGTAA
- the HSPB7 gene encoding heat shock protein beta-7 yields the protein MLPQSLPPHILSCPPCLPGQGPAACPWMSHRTSSTFRAERSFHSSSSSSSSSSASSASSASRALPAQDPPMDKALSMFSEDFGSFMRPHSEPLNFPARPGGPGNIKTLGNTYEFAVDVSDFSPEDIIVTTSNNHIEVRAEKLAADGTVMNTFAHKCQLPEDVDPTSVTSALREDGSLTIRARRHPHTEHVQQTFRTEIKI from the exons ATGCTCCCCCAGAGCCTGCCGCCCCACATCCTCTCCTGCCCACCCTGCCTGCCTGGCCAGGGCCCGGCCGCCTGCCCGTGGATGAGCCACAGGACCTCCTCCACCTTCAGAGCGGAGAGAAGCttccattcctcctcctcctcctcctcctcctcctcagcctcCTCAGCCTCCTCGGCCTCCAGAGCCCTCCCAGCCCAGGACCCACCCATGGACAAGGCCTTGAGCATGTTTTCTGAGGATTTTGGCAGCTTCATGCGGCCCCACTCCGAGCCCCTGAACTTCCCAG CCCGTCCTGGGGGGCCAGGCAACATCAAGACCCTCGGAAACACCTACGAGTTTGCAGTGGATGTGAGTGACTTCTCACCTGAAGACATCATTGTCACCACCTCCAACAACCACATCGAGGTGCGGGCTGAGAAG CTGGCAGCTGACGGCACAGTCATGAACACCTTCGCTCACAAGTGCCAGCTGCCGGAGGACGTGGACCCCACATCAGTGACCTCAGCCCTGAGGGAGGACGGCAGCCTCACCATCCGGGCGCGGCGCCACCCACACACAGAGCACGTCCAGCAGACCTTCCGGACAGAGATAAAAATCTGA